One stretch of Pomacea canaliculata isolate SZHN2017 linkage group LG1, ASM307304v1, whole genome shotgun sequence DNA includes these proteins:
- the LOC112569660 gene encoding polycomb protein suz12-B-like isoform X2: MRPKKRPADCLSTPEPTHDNIEADHELFLQAFEKPTQIYRYLRTRQAILPVFLPRTLWYMKGRLSVPNTKRKNFKVDSLLAIVSAKNLREHQPHRNKPDVLNVKFSGFFNVDVHTDAEFAEAEIQLLKNGHRKRKSAVSSCPSQVSLGKTKIPINPGLSSSYHDNVASITHRFTHSNGSLARSCGLFVKVTCPIRRNLPNGFHNGDLHNHDEPIQKRRKNGRMSFHEEEPMLFGAAVRVYDRNRQCLLCNGQYQIVLTDLQSYETLPGRTASWLSVTDPQDLEPFKIFDKLPTIKFDLTWDEGPNSSALPASQDSLSPRSVNNFSGTKSTKPREPGLTTPRKRLRLQYCFQYGNGETMRQQTEVREDLRCPWCALLCPSLFALLKHLRLTHARFNFIYVPHSKGPQIEVTVNEMYDGSYVGNPHDVHSHIGYAFSRSGPVRRTPVTHVIVYRPKRPAPSLNEFMEPESDSSINRQLVQGHNRLYYHTVTCQPNRPQDIDEDSEDESTPSWLYKKTVMMIDEFTDVNEGEKELMKMWNLHIMKHNYMADCQIVSACTTFVEEHGNEILEKNLSRNFLIHLVNLFDFSLIRPEVVQRSYAMLENLRESMGLA; encoded by the exons ATGAGACCAAAGAAACGCCCAGCCGATTGTTTATCAACTCCCGAACCCACGCATGACAACATTGAAGCCGACCACGAGCTTTTTCTGCAAGCCTTCGAAA agccCACGCAGATCTACCGATACCTTCGTACCCGTCAGGCAATTTtg cCAGTTTTTTTACCACGGACATTATGGTACATGAAAGGGCGTCTGTCTGTTCCAAATACAAAAAG GAAGAATTTTAAAGTCGACTCCCTTCTCGCAATCGTGTCAGCCAAGAATCTCCGAGAGCACCAGCCCCATAG gAATAAACCAGATGTGTTAAATGTAAAGTTTTCTGGGTTCTTCAATGTTGATG tacataCAGATGCTGAGTTTGCTGAGGCAGAAATCCAGTTGTTAAAAAATggacacagaaaaagaaag tcagCAGTGTCCTCCTGTCCTTCCCAGGTGAGTCTGGGTAAAACCAAGATTCCAATCAATCCTGGTTTGTCTTCATCGTACCATGACAATGTTGCCTCCATCACCCACAGATTCACCCACTCAAATGGCAGCTTAGCACGTTCGTGTGGCCTTTTTGTCAAGGTCACATGCCCCATTCGCAGAAATCTTCCAAATGGATTTCACAATGGAGACTTGCATAACCATG ATGAACCAATACAAAAACGGAGGAAAAATGGTCGTATGTCATTCCACGAAGAGGAACCAATGTTGTTTGGGGCAGCTGTTAGAGTCTATGATAGAAACCGTCAGTGCCTGCTTTGTAATGGTCAATATCAGATTGTGCTGACTGACCTGCAGTCGTATGAAACTTTACCAGGAAGAACAGCATCTTGGCTGTCAGTGACAGATCCTCAG GACTTAGAACCATTCAAGATTTTTGACAAGCTGCCAACCATCAAGTTTGACTTGACTTGGGACGAAGGACCCAACAGTTCTGCCTTACCTGCATCACAGGATTCACTCTCTCCTCGAAGTGTTAACAATTTCTCAG GAACAAAAAGTACCAAGCCTCGAGAGCCTGGCCTGACAACCCCTCGCAAGCGCCTTCGACTCCAGTACTGTTTTCAGTATGGCAACGGCGAGACCATGCGGCAGCAGACAGAGGTTCGAGAGGATCTAAGATGTCCATGGTGTGCACTTTTGTGTCCTTCCTTGTTTGCTCTTCTTAAACATCTTCGTTTGACACATGCTCGCTTCAACTTTATTTATGTG CCTCACTCCAAAGGTCCTCAGATTGAAGTAACAGTAAATGAAATGTATGACGGCTCATATGTGGGAAATCCTCACGATGTCCACTCACACATTGGCTATGCCTTTAGTCGCAGTGGTCCAGTAAGGCGAACACCTGTCACACATGTAATTGTATACAG ACCCAAGCGACCAGCACCATCTTTGAATGAGTTTATGGAGCCAGAGTCAGACAGTTCTATCAACAGGCAGCTAGTGCAGGGTCACAACAG gctTTATTACCACACTGTCACCTGCCAACCGAATCGACCACAAGATATTGATGAGGACAGTGAGGACGAAAGCACCCCCTCGTGGCTTTATAAGAAAACTGTGATG ATGATTGATGAATTCACAGATGTaaatgaaggagagaaggagtTGATGAAAATGTGGAACTTGCATATTATGAAACACAA TTACATGGCAGATTGTCAGATAGTCAGTGCCTGTACAACATTTGTTGAAGAACATGGGAATGAGATTCTTGAGAAGAATCTCTCCCGCAACTTCCTGATTCACCTAGTAAACTTGTTTGACTTCAGCTTAATCCGCCCAGAGGTGGTCCAGAGATCATACGCAATGCTGGAAAATCTTAGGGAATCTATGGGACTGGCTTGA
- the LOC112569660 gene encoding polycomb protein suz12-B-like isoform X1, whose amino-acid sequence MRPKKRPADCLSTPEPTHDNIEADHELFLQAFEKPTQIYRYLRTRQAILPVFLPRTLWYMKGRLSVPNTKRKNFKVDSLLAIVSAKNLREHQPHRNKPDVLNVKFSGFFNVDVHTDAEFAEAEIQLLKNGHRKRKSAVSSCPSQVSLGKTKIPINPGLSSSYHDNVASITHRFTHSNGSLARSCGLFVKVTCPIRRNLPNGFHNGDLHNHDEPIQKRRKNGRMSFHEEEPMLFGAAVRVYDRNRQCLLCNGQYQIVLTDLQSYETLPGRTASWLSVTDPQDLEPFKIFDKLPTIKFDLTWDEGPNSSALPASQDSLSPRSVNNFSENNITTDSKMCPSNISSSERAQVMHDGVTHKNPTTGTKSTKPREPGLTTPRKRLRLQYCFQYGNGETMRQQTEVREDLRCPWCALLCPSLFALLKHLRLTHARFNFIYVPHSKGPQIEVTVNEMYDGSYVGNPHDVHSHIGYAFSRSGPVRRTPVTHVIVYRPKRPAPSLNEFMEPESDSSINRQLVQGHNRLYYHTVTCQPNRPQDIDEDSEDESTPSWLYKKTVMMIDEFTDVNEGEKELMKMWNLHIMKHNYMADCQIVSACTTFVEEHGNEILEKNLSRNFLIHLVNLFDFSLIRPEVVQRSYAMLENLRESMGLA is encoded by the exons ATGAGACCAAAGAAACGCCCAGCCGATTGTTTATCAACTCCCGAACCCACGCATGACAACATTGAAGCCGACCACGAGCTTTTTCTGCAAGCCTTCGAAA agccCACGCAGATCTACCGATACCTTCGTACCCGTCAGGCAATTTtg cCAGTTTTTTTACCACGGACATTATGGTACATGAAAGGGCGTCTGTCTGTTCCAAATACAAAAAG GAAGAATTTTAAAGTCGACTCCCTTCTCGCAATCGTGTCAGCCAAGAATCTCCGAGAGCACCAGCCCCATAG gAATAAACCAGATGTGTTAAATGTAAAGTTTTCTGGGTTCTTCAATGTTGATG tacataCAGATGCTGAGTTTGCTGAGGCAGAAATCCAGTTGTTAAAAAATggacacagaaaaagaaag tcagCAGTGTCCTCCTGTCCTTCCCAGGTGAGTCTGGGTAAAACCAAGATTCCAATCAATCCTGGTTTGTCTTCATCGTACCATGACAATGTTGCCTCCATCACCCACAGATTCACCCACTCAAATGGCAGCTTAGCACGTTCGTGTGGCCTTTTTGTCAAGGTCACATGCCCCATTCGCAGAAATCTTCCAAATGGATTTCACAATGGAGACTTGCATAACCATG ATGAACCAATACAAAAACGGAGGAAAAATGGTCGTATGTCATTCCACGAAGAGGAACCAATGTTGTTTGGGGCAGCTGTTAGAGTCTATGATAGAAACCGTCAGTGCCTGCTTTGTAATGGTCAATATCAGATTGTGCTGACTGACCTGCAGTCGTATGAAACTTTACCAGGAAGAACAGCATCTTGGCTGTCAGTGACAGATCCTCAG GACTTAGAACCATTCAAGATTTTTGACAAGCTGCCAACCATCAAGTTTGACTTGACTTGGGACGAAGGACCCAACAGTTCTGCCTTACCTGCATCACAGGATTCACTCTCTCCTCGAAGTGTTAACAATTTCTCAG AAAATAACATCACTACGGACAGTAAGATGTGCCCTAGCAATATTTCAAGCAGTGAGAGAGCACAAGTCATGCACGATGGAGTGACACATAAAAATCCCACTACAGGAACAAAAAGTACCAAGCCTCGAGAGCCTGGCCTGACAACCCCTCGCAAGCGCCTTCGACTCCAGTACTGTTTTCAGTATGGCAACGGCGAGACCATGCGGCAGCAGACAGAGGTTCGAGAGGATCTAAGATGTCCATGGTGTGCACTTTTGTGTCCTTCCTTGTTTGCTCTTCTTAAACATCTTCGTTTGACACATGCTCGCTTCAACTTTATTTATGTG CCTCACTCCAAAGGTCCTCAGATTGAAGTAACAGTAAATGAAATGTATGACGGCTCATATGTGGGAAATCCTCACGATGTCCACTCACACATTGGCTATGCCTTTAGTCGCAGTGGTCCAGTAAGGCGAACACCTGTCACACATGTAATTGTATACAG ACCCAAGCGACCAGCACCATCTTTGAATGAGTTTATGGAGCCAGAGTCAGACAGTTCTATCAACAGGCAGCTAGTGCAGGGTCACAACAG gctTTATTACCACACTGTCACCTGCCAACCGAATCGACCACAAGATATTGATGAGGACAGTGAGGACGAAAGCACCCCCTCGTGGCTTTATAAGAAAACTGTGATG ATGATTGATGAATTCACAGATGTaaatgaaggagagaaggagtTGATGAAAATGTGGAACTTGCATATTATGAAACACAA TTACATGGCAGATTGTCAGATAGTCAGTGCCTGTACAACATTTGTTGAAGAACATGGGAATGAGATTCTTGAGAAGAATCTCTCCCGCAACTTCCTGATTCACCTAGTAAACTTGTTTGACTTCAGCTTAATCCGCCCAGAGGTGGTCCAGAGATCATACGCAATGCTGGAAAATCTTAGGGAATCTATGGGACTGGCTTGA